CATGATTCTCAAGAGATTTCCCTGGAAGATCCCTAGATCAAGCGATCCGTCTTTCCGGTCTTTTGCAGGACTCAACAACATGGATGAGCCCGTCTCTGAACAAGAAATGCAAGAGCACGACTCCAAGGGTCCAAAGTACGGCCACGACAGGCTACTTAGACTGCTTCCCAAAGCCTCGCAGTCGCTCATAAAAAGTATGCTTACTATTGACTGCTCGAAGCGATACCTCATTGGAGACGTTCTCGCCGACCCATTCTACTCATCTATTCAACACTGTTACTACGCCGAAGTAGACGAGGAGGTGCCACAGGCAGAACCTCAGGCTTCACAGGTTTCACAGCCGCCACCAGAAACACTAGACGGTGCTGATTCAGGCGCTCACACTCCTCAGCACGTGCCACAGCCGAATATACCCATGAGTCCAGAGGCTGGCTCGTCTCCAGCTTCAGGTTTGCAATCGCCGGTCTTGAGTGGATCAGCCACACCCGTAATGGAAGGTTCTCTGAGCGAAGTGATTACACACGAGCACGAGCACAGATTTGGAAGCCACATTCACGACCCAGAGGCGCTTGCAGGGAAGAAGGTTGTCAAGAAAGTAGACAAGCTTTTTAAGGCGCCCAACCATAAGCATCATTTGGTCACCGAGCAAGAGTTGGAAAAAATTAATCAAGAAAGACAGCGAGCCCGCAGAATGAAGGAGAACGGTGTTGCGTAGACAAATTGCTCTTGTGAGACGATAGATACGGGAACTGGAGTATTAgagtttttcgcagccatagAAGACCCTGTACTCTCACCGTTATACAACACACATAACCCACTCACTTCATGGACGGACATTCCCACCAATCAAGAATGTATTGAATCCCTTTCTAGACGTCCCTCGAACACGTACACTAAAAAAATATCAAACTCTTAAACGTTCAGTAGTGTTCCGTTAACCTTGCCTTCTTATCTATGCCCACTGTATGCACTCCCTCCCAACCGTCATCGAGGTACTCGATTTATCTATATacatcaccaccaaaacACTACCTACATTACATTCTCCACGGTTCTCTCAATCCCAGTCATGTCCAGCCACCCTGTGGCTATCCCGCACTGGATCCAGACTGTGTCTGGGTGGTCAGCGTTACTATCGTCgatcatcatcttcttcagcattCTCTTGCACCTACGCAACTACCGGAAACCCTTCCAGCAGAGGCTTATGATTAGAATCCAATTGATCGTGCCCTTGTTTGCAATCTCGTGCTACTTGATGCTACGAGACCCGACGGCTGTGTTTAACAAGTTTGTTGTGGAGCCTGTGCGTGAAATATACGAGGCGTTTGTCATTtacaccttcttctccttgctTACGGATATGCTTGGAGGCGCTAAGAGCATTGTCATTATGACCAGCGGACGCCCGCCCGTGGACCATCCGGGGTTCATGAAGTGGATATTCCCTCCCTTGGACATCTCGGACCCCAGGACTTTTTTGGCGATCAAGAGAGGTATTCTCCAGTACGTGTGGTTGAAACCACTTATATGCTTTGGAGTGTTGTTTCTGGAGCTTCTAGGCTGGTACAACGTCAATGACATGGGGGTTACGTCGCTTTACTTGTGGTTCACCATTGTGTACAATTTCTCCGTATCGCTTTCGTTGTACTGCCTAGCAATATTCTGGAAGATTCTCTGGAACGACCTCAAGCCATTCAATCCGATGGGCAAGTTCTTATGTgtcaagctcatcatctttgccTCGTACTGGCAAGGTGTGATCTTGGCGATTCTTAACTTCGTAGGTGTTTTGCCGGGCGACAGTTCGCAGGACGAAAACGGCGCCCCCAACATCGGTGTTTCCATACAAAATGCTTTGTTGTGTGTCGAGCTTATAGCGTTTGCCATTGGCCATTGGTTCTCGTTCTCCTACAAACCGTTCACCATTTCCCACATGCCCTCAGGCAGAGTGAAGTTCTACTATGCCCTTAGAGATATGTTTGGCATAAAAGATTTGGTTATCGATTTTGCCTTGACGTTTTATGGCGACTACTATAAAGATTATAAGCAGTTTGACTCTGTGGAAGCCCTTATAGCACATCCTTCGCTGAAGAGTCGAATGGGCCGGATCAATCAGGGTCTTCGATACCAGCCCGATGGGAAACAAAAGCATTGGCTCCCGCTGCAAAACTTGCAAGCATCGCCCCAAGCGCCAGCCCTGGCAAGCATAAGAAGCACATCGGAGATCAATGCTATCTCCAACCATATTTATCATCAGCAACTGGGTCGCTCCCAGTCTATTTATGCACCATCGCTAGTTTCTACTGGGACATCGACCAGAGCTATATATTCAAACTCTCCCAAGGGAAGCCCGCCTGCCTCGCCGCTTCTATCCGATCTGCATTCTATCAAGACAACCCCTTCAAACTTGGATGAAGAACCTGAAAGAATATCCGAAGTTCTTAAGAAGATCAACCCTGAAGTGAATtatgatgatgagctccttgatgaagacgagCAATTTTTTCAGGCGGCATGCTCTGTGGTTAATAACTATAACCTTGATCAATCTGAAGTCAAGCAACTAATCAATTACCCCATTGTGGATGAGCTAATCCTGGGCCACGAGTATGGCtacaaggtgaagaaacTACGTGCGGACAGGCTCCGCCATCAACAGAATCTTCATGGCTACGGCAGTGTTTGATGTGTCTCATGTCCTTTTAATATATACAAGTGTCCGTCTAATCCTCTATTTTGAACAGATAAAGCGAGTCAAGGTCATCCGTGACTACTTTAGATTTCTGTTGATCTTtatccttctccttggctgcacgcttttgcttcttctgctcttTCTCCGTCATCTCGCCTGAGGTCTGAGGTACTTGAATCTTCTTTGGCGAACAATGGAACGCAGCCCGAGTATCTACACTTCCAGACTCTTCGTATGGGCAATCAAGCTCAGCAAGAATTTCCCTAACTTTTTCGACAACCCGTTCACGTTTACGGAGCTCGACTTCAAGACTGTCTTCAGCCTGTTTCCTAATAGTGCTTGTTCCTGTCAACAGACCCATGAGCCTTTCCTTTTCTGTAGCATTCTTCGAATCTTGCAAAGAATTCTTGTCACCTAAGTAAACAAAGAATTTatcttgcttcttgactcGCCTCGCAATCTCGTTATACTTCTGATTGCACAAATCTTGAATGCTGATGGACCACGAGAGAGGTACAATCTTCAAAGACAGCTTCTTCCGTTCTGCTTGCTGTCTCTGGGTCATAGACCTCATTGCCGCAGAGCTTCccatttccaaaagctcctgTTGTTTTCTGGCAGCAAGCGTTTCAGAAAATTGTGTTAACATCTCTTGAATCTTGacctttttgatgatgggGTACAGGGGTTGTCCTGGCCTGCCTCTCGAAGGTGGTAGCAAACTTAGTCCTTCGCTGCTGAAGTCTGTGCTGTTTACAATATCTGCAAAATTTGTCACGGTCAATCCTCTCGTTTCGGGGTCGTGAACTTGAACTTTATAGGTGGGGCTCATCGCCTGAActtgcttgatgagatcTTTAACTGCAAGTTTGGCCTGGTCCGATCCAGACTCGAAGTTGAATCTGACTATTCTTGTTCGTCTGTAATTGTCCCTTTCTTTATTTCTTTGGTTGTGGCGAGTTTTATCATAGCCGTTACCggaagaagatgcaaacttgttgttctctttGTAGTCTTGGGATGCGAATCTGAAATGCTGACTATttgaagagacaagaagagCTGAACTCACGAAAAATGTTCTGGATAGATGCAAACATCGTGTTGCTAGTGTTCTAGAATGTAGCATTGAAGTTCGGATAGTACGCCTaattgcatttttgaaggattgTAATCACGTTTATGATCCCACGTGATAcgttggctgcaaaatatacAACCTTGAGTATTATATAACACGAGTGGAGAGAATATATTCGGTTATAAATTAGTTTCTCACAATAAATAAATAATTTAGTAGTCAAGATTGTAAGGATCAAGTGCATCAAAGTTGCCAAATGGTACGTTTTCAAATTCCTCTAAGCCCAAGTTATGAATCATCTCCTCTGGTTTAGCTCGAGGGTCAAAATTTGCTGACGGTTCGTTTGTACTTTGAGATTCTGCCTGCTTCTTATTATTTTCAAGCATATATGGCGGAAGAATTCTGCCGAAGATCTGTGTATCGAGAGAGTCCATGACGCCAGGCACATAGTTATTTTGGTACCCTTCTGTGCTCACAGAACCAGTATGACTACCCTCATTATTACCGGTCTTGAGTTCATGGTGTTCCAAGGAACCTTCGATATTGTCACTCTGCATTGGAGCACTGGAATCATTCAGGGGATGTGCACCTCCGTCGAACACTTCTGTGTATTGATTTGACAATGGTTCCTTCTCCAGACCAATCAAGCCAAACCCTGGAGATATAGGAACTGTCAGAGTCCTGCCCTCGCGGAAGTCATTAATATCATCGAAGTTGCGGAGCGTGAGCTGTacactttcatcattgGCCTCAATGGATGCGCTGTTCCTGAAGTTAGTTTTCATGGAAGTGTCAGCGGTTCTCCTGTTGAGTTGCTCAAACAAATTGTTCAAAATATTATAGATTCTGAGAGATGCGTTTGacatattcttcaaagtgtCCAAGACCTTTCTTCCGATTTCAATATCCTCTTTGATCATCTCTATGTTCAAGTCATCGTCAAAAAGAACGCCAGCGTAGTTCACCCCTCTGTTATTTTTATGTTGATTGTTGTAATTGGCGAAATGGAAATAGTAAATCAAACAAGCAATCGAGAAAAATATTGTGTACATGGAGAACCAATACGTCCCCACCAAAAGGTTTTGATTAATCATTTTGTTAGCTAGCTTCACAACCATTCTTGCCACCTTTATACAATTACGGCCTCTGATAAGCGACCTAGGATCAGAGTTGGAGGCTTGGTAGCCATTACTGATATAATGGATAAACGGCCTGTACAAGTTGTTCTGGCAATTGAGGAATGACAAGTGAAGATAGTAGTTCGCAAGGAGGAAACGCTCGGGAATCTTTTTACTGCTCTCGGGGTCATTAGGATCCGTGGGCTTGAGTTCAGGCGGCAAGTTGTCTAGCCACTGTTTCAACTCAAACTCGAGCTCCGTCACTTTATCATGCATTTTATCGGAAACTATGCGCTCCGCCAGCTTTGTTTTTATCTTAATTGGATATAGTTCCTTGACAATATGCGAAAGAATGATGGTGAGCTTCGTATGGTGATTTGCACACCCTGAGGATGAGAGCTTGCCTTGTTGCTTGTCAAAAAGATAAGTTTCACGGGTGATAAATTCgtcatcaagctcaacgGGAAACTCCTGGTCATACTCATCCTCACTGATTGATTGAGAGAGCCCAAGAAGGGAATTGATGTATATGTCCATCTTGTAAATAGTGTAAAAAAGGCGTTTCCGTGTATCGACTTCAATAGGATCTAGttttctcttgcttgaCTGGAAGATGGACAAGTTTCTGTGAAGACCTTCTTTCAAGGCACTTCGCAACGCAATACCAATGTAGGAGTAGCAGGTGGACAAACGGGCAGAACATTGCAAATATATGATCATCATGACAATTGTTTGAATAGAGGGGATATCACCGACATTCGTTATATCGATGAGTTTCCGAGCCTCAAGAAAGTAACGAAATCCATCATCCTCGAGAGAGTCGTCCGACACGGAAGTCTTATACAGCAGTCTGGAGAACAACGAGCCACAGGCCAAAATCGAGTACATGAAAGGCAAAAACTTTTGTTGCCTGTCTGTATAATATAGTGGGTCCATGGAATATAGCaagtc
This region of Candidozyma auris chromosome 6, complete sequence genomic DNA includes:
- the ASG1 gene encoding Asg1p, whose product is MSGSPEIEPSASSMALAASTSSSINPTSGAPSKRKRVTRACDCCRHKKVKCDGKQPCIHCTVYSYKCTYDSPNVRNKKAPPPMPPDPQSNPFLQSLSMSRSGTGNGTGSTSAPNSVPNLQLCQSLLQLLFPRLNINLMDDSRSPFDLPKLQRIVGYLQQKNPANINIREISDLYLDANTPTASPINQIDPYVSTAASNEDSLGAEIKIILPPKEVALQLIFTTWSKACVLFRFYHRPSLLEEVDLLYSMDPLYYTDRQQKFLPFMYSILACGSLFSRSSYKTSVSDDSLEDDGFRYFLEARKLIDITNVGDIPSIQTIVMMIIYLQCSARLSTCYSYIGIALRSALKEGLHRNLSIFQSSKRKLDPIEVDTRKRLFYTIYKMDIYINSLLGLSQSISEDEYDQEFPVELDDEFITRETYLFDKQQGKLSSSGCANHHTKLTIILSHIVKELYPIKIKTKSAERIVSDKMHDKVTELEFELKQWLDNLPPELKPTDPNDPESSKKIPERFLLANYYLHLSFLNCQNNLYRPFIHYISNGYQASNSDPRSLIRGRNCIKVARMVVKLANKMINQNLLVGTYWFSMYTIFFSIACLIYYFHFANYNNQHKNNRGVNYAGVLFDDDLNIEMIKEDIEIGRKVLDTLKNMSNASLRIYNILNNLFEQLNRRTADTSMKTNFRNSASIEANDESVQLTLRNFDDINDFREGRTSTVPISPGFGLIGSEKEPLSNQYTEVFDGGAHPSNDSSAPMQSDNIEGSLEHHELKTGNNEGSHTGSVSTEGYQNNYVPGVMDSLDTQIFGRILPPYMLENNKKQAESQSTNEPSANFDPRAKPEEMIHNLGLEEFENVPFGNFDALDPYNLDY